One part of the Clostridium thermosuccinogenes genome encodes these proteins:
- the nadD gene encoding nicotinate-nucleotide adenylyltransferase, with amino-acid sequence MAEKHKRIGISGGTFDPVHHGHLIAAETIREEFQLDEIIFIPVGLTPHKNISRVTDAEHRYNMTRLAVETNPYFRVSRMEIDRQGYTYTVDTLSQLKQEYGWDVQLFFIVGADVIRDLLTWRQYEKVFQMCEFIATLRPGFEEKDFTHEIDNLKNRYGARIHIAKMPLIDISSTTIRSKVGNNKSIKYLVPEKVEQYIMEHGLYKDFA; translated from the coding sequence ATGGCTGAGAAGCACAAAAGAATTGGTATTTCAGGAGGAACATTCGACCCTGTGCATCATGGGCATTTGATAGCCGCTGAAACCATAAGGGAAGAGTTTCAACTGGATGAGATAATTTTCATACCGGTGGGACTAACACCGCACAAAAATATTTCAAGGGTTACCGATGCTGAACACAGGTATAATATGACCCGCCTTGCGGTAGAAACCAACCCATACTTCAGGGTATCACGCATGGAAATAGACAGGCAGGGATACACATACACGGTGGATACATTGTCCCAACTGAAGCAGGAGTACGGCTGGGATGTCCAACTGTTTTTTATAGTCGGGGCGGATGTGATACGTGACCTGCTGACCTGGAGGCAGTATGAAAAGGTCTTTCAAATGTGCGAGTTTATCGCTACCCTAAGACCAGGATTTGAAGAGAAGGATTTTACCCATGAGATTGATAATTTGAAAAACCGTTATGGCGCCAGAATTCACATTGCAAAGATGCCTCTTATTGATATTTCTTCCACAACTATAAGGAGCAAGGTGGGAAATAATAAATCAATAAAGTATCTTGTTCCTGAAAAAGTGGAGCAATATATTATGGAGCACGGGCTTTACAAGGATTTTGCGTAA
- the purN gene encoding phosphoribosylglycinamide formyltransferase, with the protein MLRIGVLVSGGGTNLQAIIDKINSGYLKDCSIVTVVSSRPGAYALERANRHGIPAVCIPRKDYAGVDEYDRALIEHFSKYDVDLVVMAGFLSILGETFITRYKNRIINVHPSLIPSFCGKGYYGLIPHIKALEYGVKVTGATVHFVDLEADAGAIILQKAVCVKDDDTPETLQKRVMEEAEWNILPEAIKLFAEGRITVEGRKVRINSGV; encoded by the coding sequence ATGTTAAGAATTGGAGTGCTGGTTTCAGGTGGCGGCACAAACCTTCAGGCAATAATTGATAAAATAAACAGCGGGTACTTGAAGGACTGCTCCATAGTGACTGTTGTGTCCAGCAGACCGGGAGCATATGCGTTGGAACGGGCAAACAGGCATGGCATACCTGCTGTCTGCATACCCAGGAAGGATTATGCAGGGGTTGACGAGTATGACAGAGCATTGATCGAGCATTTCAGCAAATATGATGTCGATCTGGTGGTGATGGCAGGCTTCCTGTCCATCCTGGGAGAAACCTTTATTACAAGATATAAAAACCGGATAATCAATGTTCATCCTTCCCTCATACCTTCTTTCTGCGGAAAAGGCTATTATGGACTGATCCCGCATATCAAAGCTCTGGAGTACGGAGTAAAGGTGACCGGGGCTACAGTGCATTTTGTTGATCTCGAGGCCGATGCCGGTGCCATCATTCTGCAGAAAGCCGTCTGCGTCAAGGATGATGATACCCCGGAAACTCTTCAGAAAAGAGTTATGGAGGAGGCTGAATGGAATATACTGCCGGAAGCGATAAAGCTGTTCGCCGAAGGCAGGATCACAGTGGAAGGACGAAAAGTCAGAATTAACTCCGGCGTATAA
- the purD gene encoding phosphoribosylamine--glycine ligase — protein MKILVVGSGGREHALVWKIAQSPLVDKIYCAPGNGGIASIAECVPIKAMDIEKIVQFSLDKSLDMVVVAPDDPLAAGMVDALEEAGIRAFGPTKKAAIIEGSKSFSKALMKKYGIPTAEYEVFDNSRDAVEYLKNSKYPIVVKADGLALGKGVVIAQNFEEARDAVNSIMEEKIFGASGDKVVIEEFLTGQEVSVLSFTDGKTVVPMVSSQDHKRALDNDQGPNTGGMGTFSPSRIYTPEIAEYCMEKIYKPTIEAMSKEGRKFKGVLYFGLILTSDGPKVLEYNARFGDPETQVVLPRLKTDIVEIFNAVIDEELDSIKIEWEDNAAVCVIMASGGYPGKYATGYEITGIQNAESDGDIVVFHAGTKKENGAYFTAGGRVLGVTATAGSLDEAIKKAYQGVGRISFKDMHFRKDIGLK, from the coding sequence ATGAAAATACTGGTAGTAGGCAGTGGAGGCAGGGAACATGCCCTGGTATGGAAAATCGCCCAGAGCCCACTGGTGGACAAGATTTATTGTGCGCCGGGCAATGGTGGAATAGCATCCATTGCTGAGTGTGTACCCATAAAAGCAATGGATATAGAAAAAATTGTGCAATTCTCGCTGGACAAAAGTCTGGATATGGTGGTGGTCGCACCGGATGATCCTCTGGCAGCAGGGATGGTGGATGCGCTGGAAGAGGCAGGCATAAGAGCCTTCGGTCCTACGAAAAAGGCCGCCATAATAGAAGGGAGCAAATCCTTTTCCAAGGCTTTGATGAAAAAGTACGGCATTCCCACTGCTGAGTATGAAGTTTTTGACAACAGCAGGGATGCAGTGGAATATCTTAAAAACAGCAAGTACCCTATAGTTGTAAAAGCTGATGGCCTGGCTCTGGGAAAGGGCGTCGTCATAGCGCAGAACTTTGAGGAAGCGCGGGATGCAGTAAACAGCATTATGGAAGAAAAAATCTTCGGCGCATCCGGCGACAAGGTGGTAATTGAAGAGTTTCTTACCGGTCAGGAGGTGTCGGTGCTTTCCTTCACCGATGGCAAAACTGTGGTCCCCATGGTGAGCTCCCAGGATCACAAACGGGCGCTGGACAATGACCAGGGACCAAATACCGGAGGAATGGGAACCTTTTCTCCCAGCAGGATATATACTCCGGAAATTGCTGAGTACTGCATGGAGAAGATATATAAGCCCACCATAGAGGCAATGAGCAAAGAAGGCCGGAAGTTTAAAGGAGTGCTGTATTTCGGACTGATACTTACCAGTGACGGTCCTAAGGTGCTGGAGTACAATGCCAGATTTGGTGATCCTGAAACCCAGGTGGTTCTGCCCAGGTTAAAGACGGATATTGTGGAGATATTCAATGCCGTAATCGATGAAGAGCTGGATTCCATTAAAATAGAATGGGAAGATAACGCAGCCGTATGTGTGATAATGGCATCGGGAGGATACCCTGGGAAATATGCTACGGGCTATGAGATTACCGGCATACAGAATGCTGAATCCGATGGGGATATTGTAGTATTCCATGCCGGAACCAAAAAGGAAAACGGAGCATATTTTACGGCAGGCGGACGGGTTCTGGGAGTTACCGCTACGGCAGGCAGTCTGGATGAAGCTATAAAGAAAGCTTACCAGGGGGTTGGCAGGATAAGCTTCAAAGATATGCATTTCAGGAAGGATATAGGGTTAAAATAG
- the purH gene encoding bifunctional phosphoribosylaminoimidazolecarboxamide formyltransferase/IMP cyclohydrolase, which produces MIKRALISVSDKTGIIGFARELEKRGIEIISTGGTAKTLMDAGIKVVNVSDITGFPECLDGRVKTLHPKIHAGLLAIRSDEEHMRQLKELNIDTIDMVVINLYPFKETILKDNVQLEEAIENIDIGGPTMLRAAAKNYQDVVVIVDPSDYDAVLKEMDETGDVSVKTKFKLAYKVFELTSHYDTLISKYMKEQLGEEFFPENLTLTFEKVQDMRYGENPHQKAVFYREVGSNSGCISSAKQLHGKELSFNNINDANGALDLIKEFDEPTVVAVKHANPCGVASADNIYDAYIKAYEADPVSIFGGIIVANREIDERTASEINKIFIEIVIAPSYTKEAFEILSQKKNIRILQLDNISAKLPEGTYDMKKVAGGLLVQTYNNQLINMDDLRCVTEKKPTQDELEDLIFAMKVVKHSKSNGIALARNKQSLGVGPGQTNRIMAARIAIEYAGERSKGAVMASDAFFPFPDCVEAAAKAGITAIIQPGGSIKDQESIDACNKYGIAMIFTGIRHFKH; this is translated from the coding sequence ATGATAAAGCGTGCATTGATAAGCGTATCGGACAAGACCGGGATTATCGGTTTTGCACGGGAATTGGAGAAGCGTGGAATTGAAATCATATCCACGGGGGGCACTGCCAAGACCTTGATGGACGCAGGGATCAAGGTGGTTAACGTATCGGATATAACAGGCTTTCCTGAATGCCTTGACGGTAGGGTAAAGACGCTGCATCCCAAAATACATGCCGGGCTGCTGGCTATAAGAAGCGATGAGGAGCATATGCGCCAGCTTAAGGAACTCAATATCGACACCATTGATATGGTGGTCATAAATTTGTATCCTTTTAAAGAAACCATATTAAAGGACAATGTGCAGTTGGAAGAAGCCATCGAAAACATAGACATCGGAGGACCTACCATGCTCAGGGCGGCTGCAAAAAACTATCAGGATGTGGTGGTGATTGTGGACCCGTCCGATTATGACGCTGTGCTGAAGGAAATGGATGAAACCGGCGATGTTTCGGTAAAAACCAAGTTCAAGCTGGCTTACAAGGTTTTTGAGCTTACCAGCCATTATGACACCTTGATTTCAAAGTATATGAAGGAACAACTGGGAGAGGAATTCTTCCCGGAGAACCTCACCCTGACCTTTGAAAAGGTGCAGGATATGAGATATGGAGAAAACCCTCATCAGAAAGCCGTTTTCTACAGAGAAGTGGGATCAAATTCTGGATGCATTTCATCGGCAAAACAGCTTCATGGAAAAGAGCTGTCGTTTAACAACATAAATGATGCCAACGGCGCTCTGGATTTGATAAAGGAATTTGACGAGCCTACGGTGGTGGCGGTCAAGCATGCCAATCCATGCGGTGTGGCCAGTGCCGACAACATATATGATGCATATATAAAGGCCTATGAAGCCGACCCGGTTTCCATTTTTGGAGGTATAATAGTGGCCAACCGGGAGATTGATGAAAGGACGGCCTCAGAAATCAACAAGATATTTATAGAGATTGTTATCGCGCCATCTTACACAAAAGAAGCCTTTGAAATACTTTCCCAAAAGAAGAACATCAGGATATTGCAGTTGGACAACATTTCTGCAAAGCTTCCCGAGGGCACATATGACATGAAGAAGGTGGCGGGAGGACTTCTGGTTCAAACCTACAACAATCAATTGATCAATATGGATGATTTGAGGTGCGTAACCGAAAAGAAACCCACTCAGGATGAGCTGGAAGACCTGATATTTGCGATGAAGGTTGTAAAGCACAGCAAATCCAATGGAATAGCCTTGGCCAGGAACAAGCAGTCGCTGGGGGTTGGCCCTGGACAGACCAATAGGATAATGGCTGCCAGAATTGCCATTGAATATGCTGGTGAAAGGTCTAAAGGCGCAGTTATGGCATCGGATGCCTTCTTTCCTTTTCCGGATTGTGTGGAGGCTGCAGCCAAAGCCGGTATAACTGCAATAATCCAGCCGGGAGGCTCCATAAAGGATCAGGAATCCATCGATGCCTGCAATAAATATGGTATTGCAATGATATTTACCGGGATAAGGCATTTTAAACATTAA
- a CDS encoding AMP-dependent synthetase/ligase: MTSEPRYSVRPIRNLKDMLAQSVRLYGENNAFLLKDDNNNYRGVKYKEYNSDIEGLGTALINLGLKDKYIAVIGENRYEWTVSYLAVVNGTGVVVPLDKDLPLQELQNLLERSGASAVIFSGKLENEFRKVQASVPSVKYFINMDSEEDDGSFLSYRRLIEKGKQLVQAGDTSFIDAEIDDEAMSILLFTSGTTDLAKGVMLSHKNICSNIMAVCSSLYIDDKDSALSILPLHHTYECTCGFLVMIYNGCTISFIEGLRHIVKNMQETKPSIIMAVPLILEGMYKKIWDKVSKNPVHKYKLKAAVAISDFLYHVLKIDIRKKLFKQIHDNFGGRLRLVISGAAAIDPKALKGLRSFGLNVLQGYGLTECSPIVTVNREEAHINSSIGLPLPGVEVQLADIGPDGVGELIVKGDNVMLGYFKNEAATQKVMKDGWFYTGDLGRLDEKGFFYITGRKKNVIVTKNGKNIFPEEVETYLNRSPYIQESLVWGKYDQITGETFVNAQIYPDLEAIKQKLKTNEVSQEDIHRIISAEIKAVNHSMPLYKHVRGFTIRENEFAKTTTKKIKRYAEKVG, translated from the coding sequence ATGACTTCGGAACCACGCTATAGCGTAAGGCCAATACGGAATCTGAAGGACATGCTCGCACAGAGTGTCCGGCTTTATGGTGAAAACAATGCTTTTCTTCTGAAAGACGACAACAATAATTACCGGGGTGTAAAATATAAGGAATATAACAGTGATATTGAAGGTCTTGGAACCGCTCTCATCAATCTTGGCCTGAAGGACAAATACATTGCGGTGATCGGTGAAAACAGATATGAATGGACTGTATCTTATCTGGCTGTAGTGAATGGAACGGGAGTAGTCGTACCTCTTGACAAGGACCTTCCTTTGCAGGAACTTCAAAACCTCCTGGAAAGATCTGGCGCCAGTGCGGTAATATTCTCCGGCAAGCTGGAAAATGAATTTAGGAAGGTACAGGCATCAGTACCGTCGGTAAAGTATTTTATTAATATGGACAGCGAGGAGGACGATGGGAGTTTCCTCTCATACCGTCGCCTTATCGAGAAAGGAAAGCAGCTTGTTCAGGCCGGTGACACATCTTTTATCGATGCAGAAATCGATGATGAGGCAATGAGCATTTTGCTCTTTACGTCCGGTACTACCGACCTTGCCAAGGGAGTAATGCTTTCCCATAAAAATATATGCTCAAATATTATGGCTGTATGTTCTTCCCTTTATATAGATGACAAGGACAGCGCCCTTTCCATACTGCCCTTACATCATACATATGAGTGCACTTGCGGGTTCCTGGTTATGATATATAATGGCTGTACCATATCCTTCATCGAAGGCCTGAGGCATATAGTCAAGAACATGCAGGAGACCAAGCCTTCGATAATAATGGCTGTGCCCCTTATCCTGGAAGGCATGTACAAAAAAATATGGGACAAAGTTTCCAAGAATCCGGTACATAAATATAAGTTAAAGGCAGCTGTCGCAATAAGTGATTTCCTTTATCATGTCCTTAAAATTGATATAAGGAAAAAGCTTTTCAAGCAAATTCATGACAACTTCGGAGGCCGTTTAAGGCTCGTCATATCAGGAGCTGCCGCCATCGATCCGAAGGCTTTGAAAGGTCTTAGGTCCTTCGGTCTTAATGTGCTGCAAGGCTACGGATTGACCGAATGCTCCCCTATAGTGACTGTTAACCGGGAAGAAGCCCATATCAATAGCTCGATAGGTTTGCCGCTTCCGGGAGTAGAAGTGCAGCTGGCGGATATCGGTCCCGATGGTGTGGGCGAGCTGATTGTTAAAGGTGATAATGTGATGCTCGGCTATTTCAAGAATGAAGCCGCCACACAAAAGGTTATGAAGGATGGATGGTTTTACACCGGCGATCTGGGACGCCTTGATGAAAAAGGATTCTTTTATATAACCGGAAGAAAGAAAAATGTCATCGTCACCAAAAACGGCAAGAACATATTCCCTGAGGAGGTTGAGACCTACCTCAACAGAAGCCCGTATATACAAGAATCTCTGGTATGGGGCAAATACGACCAGATTACGGGTGAAACCTTCGTAAATGCGCAGATTTATCCCGATTTAGAGGCGATAAAGCAAAAATTAAAGACAAATGAGGTAAGCCAGGAAGACATTCACAGGATAATCAGCGCCGAAATAAAGGCCGTAAATCATTCCATGCCGTTATACAAGCATGTGCGCGGATTTACCATACGCGAAAACGAGTTCGCTAAAACTACCACCAAGAAGATTAAACGCTATGCCGAAAAGGTAGGTTGA
- a CDS encoding HAD family hydrolase has translation MHKNQKPYINVLIFDFDGVIIDSRDDIAGAVEYSLKHFGRPPLPRDEIISYIGWGADNLIRSCFKGCDDEVIREAISFYKKYYLDNSVKETKLYKNVEETLDFFKGKKIALVTNKPEDISLSILDKLGVADRFNIVIGPESLKKLKPDPEGILKVLDAFGEDPKKTIMIGDTYTDVEAGKAAGTYTCGVTYGIGSTEDLLKASPDYIVDDIIKLTDIII, from the coding sequence GTGCATAAAAATCAAAAACCTTATATCAATGTGTTAATATTCGACTTTGATGGAGTTATCATAGATTCCAGGGACGATATAGCCGGTGCGGTGGAGTACTCTCTCAAGCACTTTGGCAGGCCGCCTCTGCCCAGGGATGAGATTATAAGCTATATAGGATGGGGCGCGGATAACCTGATAAGGTCGTGCTTTAAAGGCTGTGATGATGAAGTCATCCGTGAAGCGATATCTTTTTACAAAAAATACTATCTGGACAACAGTGTTAAAGAAACAAAGCTTTATAAAAATGTTGAAGAGACGCTGGATTTTTTTAAGGGTAAAAAGATTGCCCTGGTGACTAACAAGCCTGAGGATATCAGTTTGAGCATACTGGACAAGCTTGGGGTTGCAGACCGCTTCAACATCGTGATTGGCCCTGAGTCGCTCAAAAAATTAAAGCCTGATCCTGAAGGGATCCTTAAAGTTTTGGATGCTTTCGGAGAGGACCCGAAAAAGACTATTATGATAGGAGACACCTACACCGATGTTGAGGCCGGTAAAGCAGCAGGAACTTATACCTGCGGTGTCACCTACGGTATAGGCTCCACCGAGGATTTGCTTAAAGCATCTCCCGACTATATAGTGGATGATATTATAAAGCTGACTGATATCATCATTTAA
- the purM gene encoding phosphoribosylformylglycinamidine cyclo-ligase yields the protein MTTYKESGVDVEAGYEAVRLMRDHVRRTFRPEVLTDIGGFGGLFALDKAKFKEPVLVSGTDGVGTKLKIAFLMDKHDTIGIDCVAMCVNDIACSGAEPLFFLDYIAVGKNRPEKVANIVKGVADGCVMAGCSLIGGETAEMPGFYPENEYDVAGFAVGIVDKSRIIDGKSIEEGDVLIGLASSGIHSNGYSLVRKVFNPTREKLNEYVESLGTTLGEELLKPTRIYVKTVADLIERFEIKGISHITGGGFIENIPRMVPEGLRVRINKGTWPVLPIFSLIQKIGDIPEKDMFNTFNMGIGMVMAVDRNIAGDVAAYLNEKGEKAYIIGELIKGDSGVDIC from the coding sequence ATGACAACATATAAAGAATCCGGAGTGGATGTGGAAGCTGGCTATGAAGCAGTCAGGCTGATGCGAGATCATGTGAGAAGGACTTTCAGACCTGAAGTGTTGACGGATATAGGAGGATTCGGAGGTCTGTTTGCCCTGGACAAGGCTAAGTTTAAAGAGCCGGTTCTGGTGTCGGGAACCGATGGAGTAGGTACGAAGCTGAAAATAGCATTCCTTATGGACAAGCATGATACCATAGGAATAGATTGTGTCGCCATGTGTGTGAACGATATTGCATGCAGTGGTGCTGAACCTCTGTTTTTTCTGGATTATATCGCAGTGGGAAAAAACAGGCCTGAAAAGGTGGCCAATATCGTAAAGGGTGTAGCCGACGGATGTGTAATGGCCGGATGCTCGCTGATAGGAGGCGAAACTGCTGAAATGCCGGGATTTTACCCGGAGAATGAATATGATGTGGCAGGATTTGCAGTGGGCATAGTGGATAAAAGCAGGATAATTGACGGAAAAAGCATAGAGGAAGGAGATGTCCTCATAGGGCTGGCTTCGTCCGGTATCCACAGCAATGGTTATTCCCTGGTGAGAAAGGTATTTAACCCCACCCGGGAAAAGCTTAATGAGTATGTGGAATCCCTGGGCACAACCCTGGGAGAGGAACTGCTGAAGCCTACACGGATATATGTCAAGACGGTGGCGGATTTGATAGAAAGATTTGAGATAAAGGGTATTTCTCATATCACCGGAGGAGGCTTTATAGAAAACATACCGAGAATGGTGCCGGAAGGCCTTAGAGTAAGGATAAACAAAGGAACCTGGCCGGTGCTTCCCATTTTCAGCCTCATACAGAAGATAGGGGACATTCCGGAGAAGGATATGTTTAATACCTTTAACATGGGAATCGGTATGGTAATGGCAGTGGATAGAAATATTGCCGGGGATGTGGCTGCATACCTTAATGAAAAAGGTGAGAAGGCATATATAATCGGCGAGTTGATTAAAGGAGATTCAGGAGTGGATATATGTTAA
- the yqeK gene encoding bis(5'-nucleosyl)-tetraphosphatase (symmetrical) YqeK, whose translation MTIDEIKRELKKILKPGRFNHTIGVMNTSVKLAQTYGADESKAAMAGLLHDCAREIKGEVLFELCERYHIPVDDVCRTQPELLHGPLGSKLAEEVYGVSDREVLDAVCYHTTGRENMSLLEKIVFVADIIEPSRNFKGVDEIRKDAFVDLDKAVLAALDGSIRYVLSKGALLHIDTVNSRNYLINEINKRW comes from the coding sequence ATGACGATAGACGAGATCAAGCGTGAACTTAAAAAAATATTGAAACCGGGAAGGTTTAATCATACAATAGGGGTTATGAACACTTCGGTGAAGCTGGCTCAAACGTATGGAGCAGATGAGAGCAAAGCGGCTATGGCAGGACTGCTTCATGATTGTGCCCGGGAAATCAAGGGAGAAGTATTGTTTGAATTATGTGAAAGATATCATATTCCAGTGGACGATGTGTGCAGAACGCAGCCGGAATTGCTTCACGGGCCTTTGGGATCAAAGCTTGCCGAGGAAGTGTATGGAGTAAGCGACAGGGAAGTGTTGGATGCCGTATGCTACCACACCACAGGCCGGGAGAATATGAGTCTGTTGGAAAAAATAGTATTTGTGGCAGACATAATAGAGCCTTCAAGAAACTTTAAAGGTGTGGATGAAATACGGAAGGATGCTTTTGTCGACCTGGACAAGGCGGTACTTGCCGCTCTGGACGGCAGCATAAGGTATGTGCTTTCCAAGGGAGCGCTGCTCCACATTGATACTGTTAACTCAAGAAACTATCTAATCAATGAAATCAATAAAAGATGGTAA
- a CDS encoding D-alanyl-D-alanine carboxypeptidase family protein: MRKIFSVLLAISVLSACISNVHAEELNIDAPSYILIDPETGRSLAEKEPDEKMYPASTTKIMTAIIALEQGDLNQMATASAKAIDLEYGSMHIGIMQGEQIVLEDLLNAMMVRSANDAANIIAENVGASYDDFIEQMNKKARELGATNTHFVNPHGMHNDDHYTTVCDMATIARYAMSIDKFREIVKKPYYDMKPTNKHEEWDRLYTINRFLTNLQEYKSDYFTPIGIKSGYTSQAGNTLVSAAVNDSGMELIAVVFGAKGSNNNSDVYDFSKELLEYGFKNFSRKKLLKSNQLVESVNVEDATDNPSLDLVAESDISAILPSDQDLSLLEKNIVLISPTISAPVSKGDVLGYVEFRQDGVLLGKTNIVASRSIDKSTKAIEKFSEEVASARPRLKNFLIGTATALVAFLLLRIILRRISRARFSSRYSTKSRKHYRN, from the coding sequence ATGAGGAAAATATTTTCAGTGTTATTGGCAATTTCGGTTTTAAGCGCATGTATTTCCAATGTGCATGCAGAAGAACTAAATATAGATGCACCTTCTTACATTTTGATAGATCCTGAAACAGGCAGGTCGCTGGCGGAAAAAGAACCCGATGAAAAAATGTATCCTGCCAGCACCACAAAGATCATGACTGCAATAATCGCCCTTGAGCAAGGCGATTTAAATCAGATGGCTACGGCCAGCGCAAAAGCTATTGATCTGGAATATGGCTCAATGCATATAGGAATTATGCAAGGTGAACAGATTGTACTGGAAGATTTGCTAAATGCCATGATGGTAAGGTCTGCCAATGATGCTGCAAATATCATCGCCGAAAATGTGGGAGCTTCCTATGATGATTTTATCGAGCAAATGAACAAAAAGGCCCGCGAACTGGGGGCTACGAATACGCATTTCGTAAATCCCCATGGAATGCACAATGATGATCATTACACCACGGTCTGCGATATGGCGACAATTGCGCGTTACGCCATGTCAATAGACAAGTTCAGGGAAATCGTTAAAAAGCCCTATTACGATATGAAGCCTACAAACAAGCATGAAGAATGGGACAGGTTGTATACCATAAACAGATTCCTTACCAATCTTCAGGAATATAAGTCGGATTATTTTACACCCATAGGTATAAAATCGGGATACACGAGCCAGGCTGGAAACACTCTGGTGTCAGCTGCGGTAAACGATAGCGGGATGGAGCTGATTGCTGTGGTTTTTGGCGCAAAAGGCTCCAACAACAACTCCGATGTTTATGATTTCTCCAAAGAGCTTCTCGAATATGGATTTAAAAATTTCTCCCGAAAGAAGCTTTTAAAATCCAATCAGTTAGTAGAGAGCGTAAATGTGGAGGATGCAACTGACAACCCAAGCCTTGATCTGGTGGCAGAGTCGGACATTTCGGCTATCCTTCCTTCAGACCAGGATCTCTCCCTTCTGGAGAAAAACATAGTTTTAATTTCCCCCACCATCAGTGCCCCTGTTTCTAAGGGTGATGTTCTGGGCTATGTCGAGTTTAGGCAGGATGGTGTTCTTCTTGGCAAGACTAATATTGTGGCATCCCGGTCGATTGACAAAAGCACTAAAGCAATAGAGAAGTTTAGTGAAGAAGTAGCATCGGCAAGACCCAGGCTGAAAAATTTTCTCATCGGCACTGCTACAGCTCTGGTTGCTTTTCTGCTGTTGAGAATCATACTTCGCAGGATTTCCAGAGCCAGATTTTCATCCAGATATTCCACAAAAAGCAGAAAACATTATAGAAATTGA
- the rsfS gene encoding ribosome silencing factor has protein sequence MDSKKLVDMVVDALQDKKAKEINIINIENISILADYFVICSGTSSTHLKALADSVEEKAAEAGYTMLHKEGYNSFRWILLDYGEVVVHIFHDEDRKFYNLERLWSDGIITYK, from the coding sequence TTGGACTCAAAAAAACTTGTTGATATGGTTGTGGATGCTCTCCAGGACAAAAAGGCTAAGGAAATCAATATTATAAACATTGAAAACATATCAATCCTGGCCGATTATTTTGTAATATGCAGCGGAACATCCAGCACGCATTTGAAAGCCCTTGCCGACAGCGTGGAAGAAAAGGCTGCAGAGGCAGGGTACACTATGCTTCACAAGGAAGGTTATAACAGCTTCAGATGGATACTGTTGGATTATGGTGAGGTAGTAGTCCACATATTCCATGATGAAGACAGGAAATTCTATAACCTTGAAAGGCTTTGGTCCGACGGAATCATCACTTATAAATAA